A DNA window from Chelativorans sp. AA-79 contains the following coding sequences:
- a CDS encoding dihydrodipicolinate synthase family protein, producing the protein MKLDHTAKGVYAIAATPFHPDGRLDAASVDRLTDFYLGCGVTGLTILGIMGEAPKLEPEESLAITRQVVGRAAVPVVVGVSAPGFAAMRSLARNAMELGAAGVMIAPPSSLRTDEQIVTYYAQAVEAIGEDVPFVIQDYPLTLGVVMTPNVIRTIVQNHPSCVMLKHEDWPGLEKISKLRAFQAAGEMRQISILCGNGGLFLDFEMERGADGAMTGYVFPDMLVDTVRLQREGRRDEAHDLFDAHLPLIRYEQQQGVGLAVRKYVLQKRGAIASDAQRKPASGISATARAEVDYLLSRVGRYDRRARL; encoded by the coding sequence ATGAAGCTCGACCACACTGCGAAGGGCGTCTATGCGATCGCCGCCACGCCTTTCCATCCCGACGGGCGGCTGGATGCGGCCTCGGTGGACCGGCTGACGGACTTCTATCTCGGTTGCGGCGTGACCGGGCTCACCATCCTCGGCATCATGGGCGAGGCGCCGAAGCTCGAGCCCGAGGAATCACTTGCCATCACCCGCCAGGTGGTGGGCCGTGCCGCCGTGCCGGTCGTCGTCGGCGTCTCCGCCCCGGGCTTTGCCGCCATGCGCTCGCTTGCCCGCAACGCGATGGAGTTGGGTGCCGCCGGCGTCATGATCGCGCCGCCCTCCTCACTCAGGACCGATGAGCAGATCGTCACCTATTACGCCCAGGCGGTCGAGGCGATCGGGGAGGACGTGCCCTTCGTCATCCAGGACTACCCGCTGACGCTCGGCGTGGTGATGACGCCCAACGTCATCCGCACGATCGTTCAGAACCACCCCTCCTGCGTGATGCTCAAGCACGAGGACTGGCCGGGTCTGGAAAAGATATCGAAGCTGCGGGCCTTCCAGGCGGCGGGCGAGATGCGCCAGATCTCCATCCTCTGCGGCAATGGCGGACTTTTCCTCGATTTCGAGATGGAGCGCGGCGCCGACGGTGCGATGACGGGCTATGTCTTTCCGGACATGCTGGTCGATACGGTCCGGCTGCAGCGGGAGGGGAGGCGGGACGAGGCACATGACCTCTTCGACGCACATCTGCCGCTCATCCGTTATGAGCAGCAGCAAGGCGTGGGGCTGGCGGTGCGCAAATACGTCCTGCAGAAGCGCGGAGCGATCGCCAGCGACGCGCAACGCAAGCCCGCGAGCGGCATTTCGGCCACCGCAAGGGCCGAAGTGGATTATCTTCTGTCGCGCGTCGGGCGGTACGATCGGCGGGCGAGGCTTTAG
- a CDS encoding DUF3072 domain-containing protein produces MQDKDNPKQHPGSNMEKDPRDWLSGDEPMTGAQASYLKTLSEQADEPDAYADGLSKAEASERIDALKRKLGLEDEDGR; encoded by the coding sequence ATGCAGGACAAGGACAATCCCAAGCAGCACCCCGGCTCGAACATGGAAAAGGACCCGCGGGACTGGCTGAGCGGTGACGAGCCGATGACCGGCGCGCAGGCCTCCTACCTGAAAACCCTTTCGGAGCAGGCGGACGAGCCCGATGCCTATGCGGACGGTCTCAGCAAGGCTGAGGCATCGGAGAGAATCGACGCACTGAAGCGGAAGCTTGGGCTGGAGGACGAGGACGGCCGGTAA
- a CDS encoding RluA family pseudouridine synthase, protein MSDPDNEAGSEWKELRADETAEGKRLDQWLAALLAPEFSRSRVQAIIREGAVSLDGRAVSEPKRKVSAGECYRIMLPEPEAPEPEGEAIPLSILYEDDALIVIDKPAGLVVHPGPGNWTGTLVNALIHHCGATLSGIGGVRRPGIVHRLDRDTSGVMVVAKADHAHRVLADAFADHGQDGDLERAYVALVWGVPPRSSGSVVAPLGRSTSDRTLRAVVPAGRADARHAVTRYAVLERYGPGRPEEQIASLVECRLETGRTHQIRVHMAHIGHPLVGDPAYGRAFRTKVNRLPPQLAAKVAAFPRQALHARLLAFRHPETGEMMRFEAPIPHDMTELLEGFAGL, encoded by the coding sequence ATGAGCGATCCTGATAACGAAGCCGGCAGCGAATGGAAAGAGCTGCGCGCGGATGAAACGGCGGAAGGCAAGCGCCTCGACCAGTGGCTTGCCGCACTGCTTGCTCCTGAATTCTCGCGCAGCCGCGTGCAGGCGATCATCCGCGAAGGTGCAGTAAGCCTCGACGGCCGCGCCGTGAGTGAGCCCAAGCGGAAGGTCTCCGCCGGCGAATGCTACCGGATCATGCTACCCGAGCCGGAAGCCCCAGAGCCCGAAGGCGAGGCCATACCACTCAGTATCCTTTACGAGGACGACGCCCTGATCGTGATCGACAAGCCGGCCGGCCTGGTCGTGCATCCCGGGCCGGGCAACTGGACCGGCACACTGGTCAATGCGCTGATCCACCACTGCGGCGCCACGCTTTCGGGCATCGGCGGCGTTCGCCGGCCGGGCATCGTGCACCGGCTCGATCGCGATACGAGCGGCGTGATGGTGGTCGCCAAGGCCGACCACGCGCATCGGGTGCTCGCCGACGCCTTCGCCGATCACGGCCAGGATGGAGACCTCGAGCGGGCCTATGTGGCGCTGGTCTGGGGCGTGCCGCCGCGCAGCTCCGGCTCGGTCGTCGCACCGCTCGGTCGCTCGACAAGCGACCGCACGCTGCGCGCCGTGGTGCCGGCGGGCCGGGCCGATGCGCGCCATGCGGTCACACGCTACGCCGTGCTGGAGCGATATGGACCTGGCCGGCCGGAGGAGCAGATCGCATCCCTCGTCGAATGCAGGCTGGAGACGGGCCGCACACACCAGATCCGCGTCCATATGGCGCATATCGGCCATCCTCTCGTTGGCGACCCGGCCTATGGCCGTGCGTTCCGCACCAAGGTGAACCGGCTGCCGCCGCAGCTCGCGGCAAAGGTCGCCGCCTTCCCGCGCCAGGCGCTTCATGCACGCCTGCTCGCCTTCCGCCATCCCGAGACGGGTGAGATGATGCGGTTCGAAGCGCCAATTCCACACGACATGACGGAACTCTTGGAGGGTTTCGCCGGTTTATGA
- a CDS encoding ribonuclease activity regulator RraA produces the protein MALDKSAIETLKNVTTATLTTILLKKGLRNVWLRGTKPLGPGQPRIVGRAFTLRFVPAREDLATPASWASPISTRAAIEDMPEGAVVVADAMGVTDAGIFGDILCARMVKRGVAALVTDGVMRDAAGVLDTGLPVWCSGVAAPPSVAGLTFVAWQQPIACGGVAVFPDDIIVVDDDGAVLIPAGLLDELLAEAPEQERMEAWIMKEVDRGVPLPGLYPMNAETKARYEAEKAKG, from the coding sequence ATGGCTTTGGACAAGAGCGCGATCGAGACGCTCAAGAACGTAACGACCGCCACGCTGACGACGATTCTTTTGAAGAAGGGGCTGCGCAATGTGTGGCTGCGCGGAACGAAACCGCTCGGGCCCGGCCAACCGCGCATCGTCGGGCGTGCCTTCACGCTGCGCTTCGTGCCCGCCCGCGAGGACCTCGCCACGCCGGCGAGCTGGGCCTCGCCCATCTCCACCCGCGCGGCCATCGAGGACATGCCGGAAGGCGCGGTGGTCGTGGCCGACGCCATGGGCGTCACCGATGCCGGCATCTTCGGCGATATCCTCTGCGCGCGGATGGTGAAGCGCGGTGTGGCCGCGCTCGTGACGGACGGCGTCATGCGTGACGCGGCAGGTGTGCTGGATACCGGCCTGCCGGTCTGGTGCAGCGGGGTCGCGGCACCGCCCTCGGTGGCCGGGCTCACCTTCGTCGCGTGGCAGCAGCCGATCGCCTGCGGCGGCGTCGCTGTCTTCCCGGACGACATCATCGTCGTGGACGACGACGGCGCGGTGCTCATTCCGGCGGGGTTGCTCGACGAGCTGCTGGCGGAGGCGCCCGAGCAGGAGCGGATGGAAGCCTGGATCATGAAGGAGGTGGACCGCGGCGTTCCGCTTCCCGGTCTCTATCCCATGAATGCCGAGACCAAGGCGCGCTACGAAGCCGAGAAGGCCAAGGGATGA
- a CDS encoding PepSY domain-containing protein gives MNRRTMLALSSATVIACTPLHAQTLEEEAIPPENAMKVSEIVAKIEARPDFRYLDEVDWDGDGYYQITYFTNDKAKVEMRINPVTGEPI, from the coding sequence ATGAACCGCAGGACCATGCTCGCGCTTTCCTCGGCCACCGTCATCGCCTGCACGCCGCTGCACGCGCAGACCTTGGAGGAAGAGGCGATCCCGCCGGAAAACGCCATGAAGGTCTCGGAGATCGTGGCGAAGATCGAGGCGCGGCCCGATTTCCGTTATCTCGACGAGGTCGATTGGGACGGAGACGGCTATTACCAGATCACCTATTTCACCAACGACAAGGCCAAGGTGGAAATGCGCATCAATCCGGTCACCGGGGAGCCGATTTAA
- a CDS encoding DMT family transporter → MLNSAYPLLLLTTLFWGGNAVAGKLAVGHVSPFALTFLRWIVALALLLPFAWKPLRRDWPDVKRHLPLLASLGVIGFTCFNAAMYSALTLTSAVNVSIEQGAIPLVIIVVNFLVFRVKATWLQLVGFLLSLIGIGLTASHGDITRLAALDINLGDLLMLIAVLVYGFYTVGLRFKPEIHWLSMITVLAASALASSVPLLAWEHSTGDLILPDLRGWAIVIYVAVMPSVLSQVFYIRSNELIGPNRAGLFVNLVPIFGTLLSILILGEDFHLYHAAALLLVFCGISLAEYSGRRAEAASPRVRAPVDGS, encoded by the coding sequence ATGCTCAATTCCGCCTATCCGTTGCTTCTGCTGACGACGCTTTTCTGGGGCGGAAACGCCGTGGCGGGGAAACTGGCGGTGGGTCACGTGTCTCCTTTCGCGCTCACGTTCCTGCGCTGGATCGTCGCGCTTGCGCTTCTTCTGCCGTTCGCGTGGAAGCCGCTTCGCCGGGATTGGCCGGACGTGAAGCGGCATCTGCCTCTTCTGGCGAGCCTGGGCGTGATCGGCTTCACTTGCTTCAACGCGGCCATGTACAGTGCCCTGACGCTCACCTCGGCAGTCAACGTCTCCATCGAGCAGGGGGCGATCCCGCTCGTGATCATCGTGGTGAATTTCCTCGTCTTCCGCGTGAAGGCCACCTGGCTCCAGCTTGTGGGCTTTCTCCTCTCGCTCATCGGTATCGGCCTGACGGCAAGCCACGGCGACATCACGAGGCTCGCCGCTCTCGACATCAACTTAGGCGATCTCTTGATGCTGATCGCCGTGCTCGTCTACGGATTCTATACGGTGGGTCTCCGCTTCAAGCCGGAGATCCATTGGCTGAGCATGATCACGGTGCTTGCCGCCTCCGCCCTGGCAAGCTCCGTTCCGCTGCTTGCGTGGGAGCATTCGACCGGCGATCTGATCCTCCCGGATCTCAGGGGCTGGGCAATCGTGATCTATGTCGCCGTCATGCCCTCTGTCCTGTCACAGGTCTTCTATATCCGCAGCAACGAGCTCATCGGCCCCAACCGCGCCGGGCTCTTCGTCAATCTGGTGCCGATTTTCGGGACGCTGCTTTCCATCCTGATCCTCGGCGAGGATTTTCACCTCTACCACGCCGCCGCGCTTCTTCTGGTCTTCTGCGGCATCTCGCTTGCCGAATACAGCGGACGAAGGGCCGAGGCCGCCTCGCCGCGCGTCCGGGCACCGGTGGACGGGTCATAA
- a CDS encoding SDR family oxidoreductase — MDLGIRNKTALVFGAGGGLGGAIARALAAEGCFVYAADINAEAAGATASEIKASGGEAEAVAWDLADLPAVESNFAAIEAKRGGVDILVNNTGGPPPTPASGQSPELWAKHFQSMVLSVIAITDRALPGMRQRNWGRIVTSTSSGVVAPIPNLGISNALRLSLVGWSKTLAREVGRDGVTANIVLPGRIATQRIKFLDEQKAARENRSAEDVAAESTASIPVGRYGEPAEYGDAVAFLASARASYITGSVIRVDGGLIASI; from the coding sequence GTGGATCTCGGAATCAGGAACAAGACGGCGCTGGTATTCGGCGCCGGCGGCGGGCTCGGCGGCGCGATCGCGAGGGCGCTCGCGGCCGAAGGCTGCTTCGTCTATGCCGCGGATATCAACGCGGAGGCGGCAGGCGCCACGGCTTCGGAGATCAAGGCTTCGGGCGGTGAGGCGGAAGCGGTCGCCTGGGATCTCGCAGATCTCCCGGCCGTGGAGAGCAATTTCGCTGCGATCGAGGCAAAGCGGGGCGGGGTGGACATCCTCGTCAACAACACCGGCGGCCCGCCGCCCACGCCCGCTTCCGGCCAGTCGCCGGAGCTCTGGGCGAAGCATTTCCAGTCCATGGTGCTTTCGGTGATCGCCATTACCGACCGGGCGCTGCCCGGCATGCGCCAGCGGAATTGGGGGCGCATCGTCACCTCCACCTCCTCCGGCGTGGTGGCGCCGATTCCCAATCTCGGCATATCCAACGCACTGCGGCTCTCACTCGTCGGCTGGTCCAAGACGCTCGCGCGTGAAGTCGGTCGCGACGGCGTTACCGCCAACATCGTCCTGCCCGGCCGCATCGCGACCCAGCGCATCAAGTTTCTCGATGAGCAGAAGGCCGCGCGAGAGAACCGCAGCGCCGAAGACGTGGCTGCGGAAAGCACCGCTTCCATCCCCGTCGGCCGCTACGGCGAGCCGGCCGAATACGGCGATGCCGTCGCCTTTCTCGCCAGCGCGCGGGCATCCTATATCACCGGCTCCGTCATCCGGGTGGACGGCGGGCTCATCGCAAGCATCTGA
- a CDS encoding adenylosuccinate synthase, producing MANVVVVGSQWGDEGKGKIVDWLSERADVVVRYQGGHNAGHTLVIDGVSYKLSLLPSGVVRQGKLSVIGNGVVFDPHAFVAEVERLKGQGVTVTPDSLKIAENTALILSLHRELDGFREDAASNSGTKIGTTRRGIGPAYEDKVGRRAVRVMDLADPETLALKVDRLLTHHNALRRGLGHPEVSHEAIMQELTSVAEKILPFVDRVWTILDNARRAGSRILFEGAQGTMLDIDHGTYPFVTSSNTVAGQAATGSGLGPGAVDYVLGITKAYTTRVGEGPFPTEQDNEVGDFLGTRGHEFGTVTGRKRRCGWFDAVLVRQAVVANGMNGIALTKLDVLDGLDEIKVCTGYRLDGQVIDYLPASQGAQARLEPIYETLEGWKETTRGARRWNDLPAQAVKYVRHIEELIGAPVAILSTSPEREDAILVTDPFQD from the coding sequence ATGGCGAATGTGGTGGTCGTTGGCTCGCAATGGGGCGACGAGGGCAAGGGAAAGATCGTCGACTGGCTCTCCGAGCGCGCGGATGTGGTGGTGCGCTACCAGGGCGGACACAATGCCGGTCACACGCTCGTCATTGACGGGGTGAGCTACAAGCTCTCGCTCCTGCCCTCCGGCGTGGTCCGGCAGGGAAAGCTTTCCGTCATCGGCAATGGCGTCGTCTTCGATCCGCATGCCTTCGTGGCGGAAGTGGAGCGGCTGAAGGGGCAGGGCGTGACGGTGACGCCCGACAGCCTGAAGATCGCCGAGAATACTGCTCTGATTCTCTCCCTGCATCGCGAACTTGACGGCTTCCGCGAGGACGCCGCCTCCAATTCGGGAACGAAGATCGGCACGACGCGACGCGGCATCGGCCCGGCCTATGAGGACAAGGTGGGCCGCCGTGCGGTCCGCGTGATGGACCTCGCCGATCCGGAGACGCTGGCGCTCAAGGTCGACCGGCTGCTCACCCACCACAACGCGCTTCGGCGCGGCCTCGGACATCCGGAGGTCTCCCACGAGGCGATCATGCAGGAGCTTACGTCGGTCGCGGAGAAGATCCTTCCCTTCGTCGACCGCGTGTGGACGATCCTCGACAATGCGCGGCGGGCGGGAAGCCGCATCCTGTTCGAAGGGGCGCAGGGGACGATGCTCGACATCGATCACGGCACCTATCCCTTCGTCACCTCGTCCAACACCGTGGCCGGGCAGGCTGCAACCGGCTCCGGCCTCGGCCCGGGCGCCGTGGACTATGTGCTGGGTATCACCAAGGCTTATACGACGCGGGTGGGCGAGGGGCCGTTCCCGACCGAGCAGGACAACGAGGTGGGCGACTTCCTCGGCACGCGCGGGCATGAGTTCGGCACGGTCACCGGGCGCAAGCGCCGCTGCGGCTGGTTCGACGCGGTCCTGGTGCGGCAAGCCGTGGTGGCCAACGGCATGAACGGCATCGCGCTCACCAAGCTCGACGTTCTCGATGGCCTGGATGAGATCAAGGTGTGCACAGGATACCGGCTCGACGGGCAGGTGATCGATTATCTTCCGGCAAGCCAGGGCGCGCAGGCGCGGCTCGAACCGATCTACGAGACGCTTGAGGGCTGGAAGGAAACGACACGCGGCGCGCGCCGCTGGAACGACCTGCCGGCCCAGGCGGTGAAATATGTGCGCCATATCGAAGAGCTCATCGGCGCGCCGGTCGCAATCCTTTCGACCAGCCCCGAGCGCGAAGACGCAATTCTGGTCACCGATCCGTTCCAGGACTAG
- a CDS encoding fimbrial protein: MAGPNASLELDEEKPLDPAAERVRRKLVRFMIINLGILFAAVMAVVLAFVYKSVKEPETAVPQPGASDTAAVPSGETVSGDIPLPVGARIISHAASGNRLTLHVALAGDREAILLYDIPERRLIGRFSVTREAR, translated from the coding sequence ATGGCAGGGCCGAACGCCTCGCTCGAACTCGACGAAGAGAAGCCGCTCGACCCGGCGGCAGAGCGCGTGCGCCGCAAGCTCGTGCGTTTCATGATCATCAATCTCGGCATCCTGTTCGCAGCGGTTATGGCGGTGGTGCTGGCGTTTGTCTACAAATCGGTGAAGGAGCCGGAGACCGCGGTCCCGCAGCCGGGCGCGTCCGATACCGCAGCTGTCCCCTCCGGCGAGACGGTTTCCGGCGACATTCCGCTCCCGGTCGGCGCGCGCATCATCTCCCATGCTGCTTCCGGCAACCGGCTGACCCTGCATGTGGCGCTGGCGGGCGATCGCGAGGCGATCCTCCTTTACGACATCCCCGAAAGACGGCTGATCGGACGCTTCTCGGTCACCCGCGAAGCACGATGA
- a CDS encoding DUF982 domain-containing protein has product MNQEQSTQPRFETPVRITLRPGKTKEIANAREAFDFLRTCPVQEGPIFESALEACFVATYRSEAVGEARRSLKTFAKAHGFIA; this is encoded by the coding sequence ATGAATCAAGAACAATCCACTCAGCCCCGCTTCGAAACGCCCGTCCGCATCACCCTTAGGCCCGGAAAGACCAAGGAGATCGCGAATGCCCGGGAGGCCTTCGATTTCCTGAGGACTTGCCCGGTGCAGGAGGGACCGATCTTCGAAAGCGCGCTGGAGGCCTGCTTCGTCGCCACCTATAGGAGCGAAGCCGTCGGCGAGGCGCGCAGAAGTCTCAAGACATTCGCCAAGGCGCACGGCTTCATTGCATAA
- a CDS encoding VOC family protein, which translates to MSGPGRRIALTSLVVWDYDEAIAWYREKLGFRVIEDTRIGDGGKRWVVVGPQNAGGACLLLAKADGAAQEAAIGNQSGGRVFLFLHTDDFRRDHQAMQARGVVFREEPRRESYGIVAVFADLYGNLWDLLEPFDRNV; encoded by the coding sequence ATGAGCGGCCCCGGCCGGCGCATCGCTCTCACCAGCCTCGTGGTGTGGGACTATGACGAAGCGATCGCCTGGTACCGTGAGAAGCTTGGCTTCCGCGTCATTGAGGACACGCGGATCGGCGACGGCGGAAAGCGCTGGGTGGTGGTTGGCCCGCAGAATGCGGGCGGCGCCTGCCTGCTTCTGGCGAAGGCCGACGGCGCCGCTCAGGAGGCCGCAATCGGCAATCAGTCCGGCGGCCGCGTTTTCCTCTTCCTCCATACGGACGATTTCCGGCGCGACCACCAGGCCATGCAGGCGCGCGGAGTGGTTTTCCGCGAAGAGCCACGCCGGGAAAGCTACGGCATAGTGGCGGTCTTCGCCGATCTCTACGGCAATCTATGGGACCTTCTGGAGCCGTTTGACCGGAATGTTTGA
- the rpoH gene encoding RNA polymerase sigma factor RpoH: MAQTLPSIVSGEGGLTRYLEEIRRFPMLQPEQEYMLAKRYREHGDTDAAHKLVTSHLRLVAKIAMGYRGYGLPIGEVISEGNVGLMQAVKKFEPERGFRLATYAMWWIKAAIQEYILRSWSLVKMGTTANQKRLFFNLRKVKGKIQALEEGDLNPEQVSEIATRLNVSEDEVISMNRRLSGDASLNAPIRATEGESGEWQDWLVDEHDNQEQMLVEQDELESRRRMLEDAMDVLNDRERRIFEARRLSDEPLTLEELSGEFDISRERVRQIEVRAFEKVQEAVTASAKRQAQAVRPARGEGERASV; this comes from the coding sequence ATGGCCCAGACATTGCCGAGCATTGTTTCTGGCGAGGGTGGTCTCACCCGTTACCTGGAGGAAATCCGCAGATTTCCCATGCTTCAGCCGGAGCAGGAGTACATGCTTGCGAAGCGCTACCGTGAGCATGGCGACACCGACGCTGCGCATAAGCTTGTGACCAGCCATCTACGGCTCGTGGCTAAGATCGCCATGGGCTATCGTGGCTATGGCCTGCCCATCGGGGAGGTGATCTCCGAGGGCAATGTCGGCCTCATGCAGGCCGTCAAGAAATTCGAGCCCGAACGCGGCTTCCGTCTTGCCACATACGCAATGTGGTGGATCAAGGCGGCGATTCAAGAGTATATCCTGCGCTCGTGGAGCCTCGTGAAGATGGGCACCACGGCCAACCAGAAGCGGCTGTTCTTCAATCTCCGCAAGGTGAAGGGCAAGATCCAGGCGCTCGAGGAAGGCGACCTCAATCCCGAGCAGGTGTCGGAGATCGCCACCCGCCTCAATGTGAGCGAGGACGAGGTGATCTCCATGAACCGCCGCCTGTCGGGCGACGCTTCGCTGAATGCGCCCATTCGGGCGACCGAGGGCGAATCCGGCGAGTGGCAGGACTGGCTCGTGGACGAACACGACAACCAGGAACAGATGTTGGTCGAGCAGGACGAGCTCGAATCGCGCCGGCGCATGCTGGAGGATGCGATGGACGTGCTCAACGACCGCGAACGCCGAATCTTCGAAGCACGCCGCCTCTCCGACGAGCCGCTGACGCTGGAAGAGCTTTCCGGCGAGTTCGACATCAGCCGCGAGCGCGTGCGCCAGATCGAGGTTCGCGCGTTCGAGAAGGTGCAGGAGGCGGTGACGGCCTCCGCCAAGCGCCAGGCCCAGGCCGTCCGCCCGGCACGGGGCGAAGGCGAGCGCGCCTCGGTTTAA
- the serA gene encoding phosphoglycerate dehydrogenase — protein MAPRVLVSDKLSPTAVDIFKQRGIDVDYQPDLGKDKEKLLSVIDQYDGLAIRSATKVTEKLIAAATNLKVIGRAGIGVDNVDIPAASRRGIIVMNTPFGNSITTAEHAIAMLFAVARQIPEANASTHAGKWEKNRFMGVEITGKTLGVIGCGNIGSVVAMRAIGLKMHVVAFDPFLSEDRAEELGVEKVELDELFARADFITLHTPLTDKTRGIINAEAIGKMKEGVRIINCARGGLIVEADLLEALKSGKVAGAGIDVFENEPATENPLFNMPNVVCTPHLGASTTEAQENVALQVAEQMSDYLIKGAVTNAINMPSITAEEAPRLKPFIKLAEVLGAFVGQVTDEPIEEVEILFDGSTATMNTRALISAALAGLIRPQVNDVNMVSAPIMVKERGIIVSEVKRDKSGVFDGYIKLTVKTTERTRSIAGTVFSDGKPRFIQIKGINLDAEIGEHMLYTTNYDTPGIIGQLGTICGKHGVNIANFQLGRNRPGGDAIALLYLDAPFPQAVVDELKSTGTILSARPLRFDVGA, from the coding sequence ATGGCACCTCGCGTTCTCGTTTCCGACAAGCTTTCGCCGACCGCCGTCGACATTTTCAAGCAGCGCGGCATCGACGTGGATTACCAGCCCGATCTCGGGAAGGACAAGGAGAAGCTTCTCTCCGTCATCGACCAGTATGACGGACTCGCGATCCGCTCCGCCACCAAGGTCACGGAGAAGCTGATCGCCGCCGCCACGAACCTCAAGGTGATCGGCCGCGCCGGCATCGGCGTCGACAATGTCGACATCCCCGCCGCCTCGCGCCGCGGCATCATCGTGATGAACACGCCCTTCGGCAATTCCATCACGACTGCGGAGCACGCGATCGCGATGCTCTTCGCCGTGGCGCGGCAGATTCCCGAGGCCAACGCTTCCACCCATGCCGGCAAGTGGGAGAAGAACCGTTTCATGGGTGTCGAGATCACCGGCAAGACACTGGGCGTGATCGGCTGCGGCAATATCGGTTCCGTCGTCGCCATGCGCGCGATCGGGCTCAAGATGCATGTGGTGGCCTTTGATCCCTTCCTCTCGGAAGACCGGGCCGAGGAACTCGGCGTGGAGAAAGTGGAACTCGACGAACTCTTCGCGCGTGCCGATTTCATCACGCTGCACACCCCGCTCACCGACAAGACGCGGGGCATCATCAACGCGGAAGCGATCGGCAAGATGAAGGAGGGCGTGCGCATCATCAATTGCGCGCGCGGCGGCTTGATCGTCGAGGCCGACCTGCTCGAGGCGCTCAAGTCCGGCAAGGTCGCCGGCGCGGGCATCGACGTGTTCGAGAACGAGCCTGCGACCGAGAACCCGCTTTTCAACATGCCCAATGTGGTCTGCACGCCGCATCTCGGCGCCTCGACGACGGAAGCGCAGGAGAACGTGGCGTTGCAAGTGGCCGAGCAGATGTCGGACTACCTCATCAAGGGCGCCGTCACGAACGCCATCAACATGCCCTCGATCACGGCGGAGGAGGCACCGCGCCTCAAGCCGTTCATCAAGCTCGCGGAAGTGCTCGGCGCCTTCGTCGGCCAGGTGACGGACGAGCCGATCGAGGAGGTCGAGATTCTGTTCGACGGCTCGACCGCCACCATGAACACGCGGGCGCTCATCAGTGCGGCGCTGGCGGGTCTCATCCGGCCCCAGGTGAACGACGTCAACATGGTCTCGGCACCGATCATGGTGAAGGAACGCGGCATCATCGTCTCGGAAGTGAAGCGCGACAAGTCCGGCGTGTTCGATGGCTATATCAAGTTGACGGTGAAGACCACCGAGCGCACGCGTTCGATTGCCGGCACGGTCTTTTCCGACGGCAAGCCGCGCTTCATCCAGATCAAGGGCATCAATCTCGATGCCGAGATCGGCGAGCACATGCTCTACACCACCAATTACGACACGCCTGGCATCATCGGTCAGCTCGGCACCATCTGCGGCAAGCACGGGGTGAACATCGCGAACTTCCAGCTCGGCCGCAACCGGCCCGGCGGGGACGCCATCGCGCTGCTCTATCTCGATGCGCCGTTCCCGCAGGCGGTGGTGGACGAACTCAAGTCGACGGGCACCATCCTCTCGGCCAGGCCGCTACGGTTCGACGTCGGCGCATAG